In Shewanella glacialimarina, the genomic stretch AGAGGGCAAGTCGATACTATCTACCATTAGATGACTATCCATGCCCTGGTAATCGAGTAGATTGAATGCCATGTTCTGTAAGTCGTGCCTGTGGATCACGCCCGCAGAATCTGTCATCACTAACTCGCCCATGACCATACCCACATGGGTTACGCCAGCCATAGGTGAGTCGGAGATAGCGAGAGATAATTGCCCTTGTGACAGTTGCGGTGTTGTTGCCGTGCCATCACCATCATTTCCGCAAGCACTGAGCAATAAAACCGAGGATAACACCAAGATTGTTCTATTAATCGTCATAAATCCGCCGTAATAATAGGGGGTACACTTGATGGTACTCCTTTTGGAGTAATCGATCTGTGATCCTGCACCATATTTAATATTGAGAAAATGACGAAGTTTAAAACGTGGTAAATATTTAAATAATTGATTTTTAATGGTTTTTGGTTCTTTCTTATGCTTTCAGCTTCTGGCGCATCAAGATACCTATATGTGAAATGACAATGATGATTACTGAATATCTGAGTCTTCGACTTTAAAAAACTGACTCTTTCTGAAAGCTGTTTTAGTGTCCAGGGTGGATTCAAAACGGATATGTATTTGACCCCCAGTTTATTCAGACCGCTGATGGAGTAGTGCCATCCTACATAATCTTCAGCTTCGGCAGAGATTTAGCGGGGTCAGAGTAAATTTTAAGAAAGATAAGTTAACCGTTCAGCTTTTATCTTTTTTTGTATCGCTTTTACCACCCCGCCGATAAAGCTAAATTGAATAAACAAAAATTATCGGTGCAGATGATACAACGAGTATCCAAAACAAAGATGTTTTGCTTAAAATCCCAGGAATGTGTTTGCCGCGTCTCGTTGGAACATCTATACATCGGCCTGCGGAAGGCAATAAGCACCCATGAAGTATTGGGCTAAGTTAATCGACCAAACTTGGACTAATATCTATATAGTTTGTTGGACATAATTAAAGTCCAGTCGTTGGTTCAAGGCCAATTTTCATAAAAATACACTTTCTAATCCCATTTTGTCCAAAATCCTGTTAGTGCTGGTAACACATGGGCAGTCTTTTTATGACGGTATGTATAGCATCTTATGCGAATTAACTAATGTGAAACAAAGTTGCTCTTGCAAAAGCTACTGACTGGCTACAGGTAGAAATAGTCACTGACAATGTGCTTCGAAATGATATTACTGTGCCCCATAGGATTATTTAAACTCCTCTGCCTTCAAGAAATAATCTTAAATGAGCCTCAACATTAAATGCTGGAATATCATCTCTTAGTCCAGATTGTTTAAACATCAGATAAGTCGCGATAGGGCCAATGAATGATGTCAGTGTCAGCATTGGGTGTTCATCTTTTAGGTGGCCTTGTTGCTGATGAAAACCGACGAGTTGGATCATTTTTTGAATATTACTGAGTAAATTGGTCATCGCCTCTTTGACTTCTGGGTGGCGGGGGCTTTCCTGCAAGGTACGAAAAACCACATCTCCATGGGCCTCAAAAGTTGCAACATAAGCCGTCGCTAGCGAGGATAGATCAGCGAGTAGTACTCCGGTCATTTTAATGTTAGCCAAAGGTGTGTCAGCTAACTGATGATCGACAGCTCTTGCGAATAGTCCCGCTTTACTACCGTAACGGCGAAATAGTGTGGCCTCGTTTATACCTGCTATCTTGGCAATTGCTTTTGTTGTTGTACCCACGTAACCATGGGTCATCCAGTCATGGATTACGGTTTCAAATAGTTTTACTTCATCAATTTTTTTTGGCATGTGCCCTCCAGCAGATCGGTGGCAGTATAAATTATGCGAGTACATACTTGCAAAAAAGAATATCCCTGCCATAATGCAAGCGATCACTTGCATATAGAGGCGTAATCATGACAGCAGTAACCAGACCTAGAAAATCAGACATTATTTATAAAAGTCTTGGTGCCAATGAGCAGGCGATCATCGACAAAGTCGCTATTCCTTGGTTACGCAGGCTGCTTATTCACGCGGTTGCGCAAAAGATGAAACTGCAATTTACCGGTTGGTTACAGTATTTGATGCTAGTGCCTGCAACGCTGGGGCTATTTATATTTGTTGGGTTATTATATTTATTGGGTTTGAATACCCTTGCCAATGTGCTGTTGGTGTTACCGCTGTTGTTGTTAACCATTATTGTGTTTGATGTGATTACATCTCGATTTCACATTCGTTTTCCTGAAGCACTACCAAAGCCAAGAACTGAGGATGTGTTTACCTTAATAAAACAGCGACGTTCATGTCGCTCTTACCAGATTCGCAAGTTAACCTCTGAGCATGCTCAGGGGTTGGCACAGTCGGTTAGCACGCATTTGAATGCACCCAGATTAGGTAATGTGCCTATTCGTTTAGAATGGGTTGAAGCACCTATCACCGTGTGGCCAGTTGTGAATGCTCGTCACTTTTTAGTGGCTATTGCGCCAGCAGAATACGATAGAAGTGCGATTTTAGATATTGGCCGAAGCTTGCAAAAAATCGTTATTGATGCGACTAAAATGGGACTGGGTACTTGTTGGATTGGTCCTGGGGCCGATCATGTCAGTGTCAAATCGCATCTTGGAGATCGTTTTAATGCAGATAAGGATGCCATTATTTGCCTGTGTGCGGTGGGTTACCCAAGCGGGTATATTCCTTTATTTATTCGCATATTCAACGCTCAGTTTCATAAGCGTTTACCTTTGTCAGCGTTATTTTTTGCCGATACAGAAATGTCACAACCGCTTGATATGAAAATACAACCTTGGTCTGACTTTGCTGCTTGTTTTGAAAGCTGCCAATGGGCACCATCCTCTTATAATGGCCAAACCACTCGATGTGTAGCAAAGCAGATGCCTGAGGGTTTTCAGGTTGATTTTTATGCCGTGACTTCATCGCGCTATTACGCCGCCGTAGCCATTGGTATTTGGTGCGGCAATTGGGAGATGGGTATCGATGCCTTAGAAATGAAAGGTCACTTTATTCAGCAAACAGAGCTAAACGGCAAAAGTGATCACGGCCATGAAAAACTGCCACACTATGATATTAGTTGGGTTAGCGATATTAGTTAGGTCAGTCGACAAACTAGCATATTGGCTTATTTGAATGAGCCAATATAACGACATTAGTGATTTATGATGGCCTGCTAGGCAAAATATATATCCACTTATTCCAGGTGCTTAGTGAGATAATCAGTGATATTGTGATGCTTTGTATTTGGCGACATTTTAGGCATTATGATTAAATATTTAATGGACTACCTGCGCATTATTTTATTTGTGTGTGGGGTATTAATTGGTATTCAGGTTCCCGGTTTTGTTGATCAATATGGGCAACGTCTTGAGGCGCATCAATTAGAAGCTAAATTGAGTTTGGCTGAGTTTCAGCGCGATGCAGATCGCTTTTTTGGTGGCGATTTTAATAAACTGATTAGCCACTACCGGCAAAACAATGATCCGGTTGTTAATGCTGGTGGTGAAAGTATTGAGTCTATTTATCAACGTTATGTGTTGTTAACTGAGGCGCTTACTCAGTTCCGCCAACACAGTTACAGCCCCTATCAACAGCTTATTCTAGCACCACAACAGGACATTCAAGTTGAGGTATGGAAAAACTATTCACATGTGATTTTATTAAAACCTGAGGCGATTGCTATAGGCATGTTGCTAGGGCTGTTGTTTGCTGTGCTATGTGAATCTATATTATCGATTTTGTACTTGGGTTGCCGTAAGGTGTTTGTGTCAAATTGAGTCTTGCCTAAGTTAGCTCTTCATCACCTAATAAGATCTAAAACTTAGCCTGTCAGTAAATTAAAGCGCTTCTTATCAGCCATGGATAACATTTTTGCCTTAATGAAGCTGAGATTAGCGCTAATTGGCACAGTTAAGTAGTTGGATAATGATAACGGGAGTCATCTGGTTAAAAGACCATTGACGAATGATATCGCTTGAAACGGCTAACAAATCATATTGGGCGATTGAGTAGTGCTTAGATGTTTCATCTTGGTACTCAGCATCGGCTAAAAATAACACCATTAAGTCCCCTTGAAGCGCGGGGAAATGACCTGTGAGTAATTGACATTGGGTAACCACGGCTTGGTATTTCCCTCTACGAACCATGACGTTAAAATCTAACACCAGTGAACCAATAAGTTCACTGTTAATAGACCATTCGCCTTTAAAAGCATAAGGCCTACTTGTTTGGCTTAAGTCTATTGCAGGACGGCTAGCTGAAGGCTTGTTAGTCGCAGAGTTATCAGTAAAAGTTAGCCTTAACCCGTTACCTTCAAGTAGTGATAAGTGACGATCGATACCCTTAAATATTGAAAAAGGTCCATTGGTTTGTACTCTTGCCATGCTGATCCGTACATCAAAGTTATCTAGATCAGCATCTAGGGGCCAAATATAGCGCTGAAATGTACTGCCTAAGCCATTTTTCCACGGTGTTGCCTGGCATTGACTGAATTTGAATAGCATTTTAGTCGGCTTATGTTGCTTGGGTAGAGCTTCAAAATAGGCGTAAATCTTTGTCTGTACAAGTTGCTATTGAAATATAAGTAATCTGCGTTATTATCAATAAATCGCCATGTTAAATTTAAGTGTTTTTATTGTTAACATCTCTTTTCGAATCTCGCAGATTTCAACGTTTAGCAAGCTTGAATCAAACCGTGCTTATCCTGTCTATGCGCGAAGGCTTTATTGCACTTATTCCTTTTTTTGTAATTTCTTCGTTAGCTTTTATGCTGATCGGATTACAGTCTTTGTTGCCCGGTTTTGCGGGTAAAATAGCTGTTTTTTCTGCTTTGGACACAAGTCACAGCTTAATTATGGCCATCTCACCTTTAGCAATTGTGATTTCGCTAAGTTACCACCTTTCTAAAAATTTAAGAGTTAACACTATAGTGGGCAGTATTTTGGCTTGCTTGTGTTTTATTACTCACAGTAATTATCTGATTAAAAGTGACTCTGGCTATATGCTAAGCTCTGTTTGGCCTAACTTTTACTCCATAGTTATTCCACTGTTGGTGCCCTATTTAGTGCGTTTTTTTCTTGGTTTTAATGGGTTGAAGCTGGTTAGAGCATCAGTGGCAAGCTCATTTTTAATGAAGCACTTAAATCTTATTCTGCCTTTCTTTTTAGTGTACCTCACGCTGTACTTAGTTTTACCGATTATGGATTTGTTGATTGGTGATTTGACTGCTAACTTGGTGACCTTTGTGACTGGATTGTCATTAGAGGTGCAAGGCTTTATCCGGATGTTAATCATACATAGCCTTTGGTTTATCGGGGTGCATGGTGATAACACTTACTTAAGTCTTTTTTCAAATGTGCTGATGTCAGAATCTTTTGTTGCGGGCTTATCTTTAAACAGTTTTTACAACAACTTTGTTATTGTGGGGGGCTCAGGCTGTTTATTGTCTTTGGTGATTGCAACCTTGTGGCGTGGTCGTTCGTTACAAGAGTTAACGCTGATGAAAGTGTCTTTGCCTTTTAACATGTTTAACTTCTGTGAGCTAATAGTGTACGCATTGCCGATTGTGTTTAATCCGGTTTACTTAATTCCCTTTATTTTGGCGCCAGCGGTTAATTTTATTATTTCATATTGGGTACTTGGTTTAGGTTTCATTGAATTTACCTCTCAAGAAATATCTTGGATGACCCCGGTGTTTTTGAACAGCTGGTTAATCAGTGGTGACATTAAGGCTGTGCTATATCAGGCCTGTTTAATTGTGTTGAATGTGTTTATTTATCTGCCATTTGTGTTGTTTTCCAGCAGATTTGCCAATAATGCCAACTTAATAGAAAAGCTCAGTCATAAATTAAAATTTACTGATATCCATCAATTAGATGCAGAAGCTCGATACAGCTCTGAGCAGCGAGATTCAATTATTCATATTACAGAATTGAATCAAGTATTACACCAGATTGACAATGGTAAGTTGATTTTATATTACCAACCTAAAGTGGATATAAATCAGCGTAAGGTAATCGGCTTTGAGGCGCTGCTGAGACTGGAAAATAACCTGGGTGAAATTTCTGGCCCCTGGTTTATGGATATTCTTGAACGCAATAATTTAGTGTCGATGATCGATTTCTGGGTGGTCAATAGAATTAAACATGACCTCAAAAAGCTGGCAGAAAATAGTATTAGGCCTTTTGTGTCGATTAATCTTCACCCTTTGTCGTTATTAGAAGCCTCAATTATACAGGGATTAGATGAACTCAATCGTTTGTATCCACAACAGATACAGTTAGAGGTGTTAGAGTCTGGTTTTAAAGATGACAGTCCTCAGGCTTGGGCGAATTTAGCGCAATTACAGCGCAAAGGTTTTAGTGTTGCCATTGATGACTTTGGCCGAGGGTTTTCTAACTTATCACGTTTAATTAAGTTATCCCCCAATGATATAAAACTTGATCGCTCGATGTTATTGGCGACAGATTCAGCCGACGGGTTACTGTTATATAAGCATATGGCGGCTTTATGTTCCGAATTAGGTTATCAATTAGTTGCTGAGGGCGTTGAAACCGAGGCTGAATTAGCGATTGTACGACAAGCGGGAGTGTATTGTGTACAAGGTTGGTTTTTTGCTAAAGCTATGCCAATAAATGAAGCTATGGCGTATCAATTTCCGCCAGAGTGAGTATAAAACTAAACATAAATATAAGTATAAGAAGTGACTATTTATCGATTGTTGAATGCCGTTAATATTGCAACGGTCACGCTATATATGATCTAAGGGAGTTCAGATGTCAGAAACGTTAAAAAATACTATTCCACAACAAGCATTTGATTGGTATGACGAATATGCCCATGGGGGCATGGATCGTCGCATGTTCATCAAAAAGCTCGGTTCGCTAGTGGCGCTGGGATATTCAATGAGCGTACTGACGTCAGCTTTACTGCCCAATTATGCTTTAGCAGAGCAGGTATCCTTTAATGACGCTGCTATAAAAGCCACTTATGAGATCTTTGATTCGCCGTTAGGGTATGGCAAAGGGCGCGGTTATTTAGTGACGCCGACAGATAAAACGGGTTTATTACCAGTGGTGCTGGTGGTACATGAAAACCGTGGTCTTAATCCTTATGTTGAAGACGTGGCTAGACGTTTAGCCAAAGCGGGCTTTATTGCATTTGCCCCAGACGCTTTGTTTTCTTTAGGCGGGTACCCTGGGAATGATGATGAAGGGCGGGCGATGCAAGCAACATTAGATCGCGCTAAAATTGAACATGACTTTGTTGCTGCGGGTAAGTTTTTAAAAGGTCATCCAAACAGTAATGGCAAGTTAGGCGCTGTTGGTTTCTGCTTTGGTGGTTATATTGTGAATTATCTCGCCGCTGTTGATGCTGAGCTTA encodes the following:
- a CDS encoding HutD/Ves family protein translates to MLFKFSQCQATPWKNGLGSTFQRYIWPLDADLDNFDVRISMARVQTNGPFSIFKGIDRHLSLLEGNGLRLTFTDNSATNKPSASRPAIDLSQTSRPYAFKGEWSINSELIGSLVLDFNVMVRRGKYQAVVTQCQLLTGHFPALQGDLMVLFLADAEYQDETSKHYSIAQYDLLAVSSDIIRQWSFNQMTPVIIIQLLNCAN
- a CDS encoding DUF2937 family protein; amino-acid sequence: MIKYLMDYLRIILFVCGVLIGIQVPGFVDQYGQRLEAHQLEAKLSLAEFQRDADRFFGGDFNKLISHYRQNNDPVVNAGGESIESIYQRYVLLTEALTQFRQHSYSPYQQLILAPQQDIQVEVWKNYSHVILLKPEAIAIGMLLGLLFAVLCESILSILYLGCRKVFVSN
- a CDS encoding EAL domain-containing protein yields the protein MLTSLFESRRFQRLASLNQTVLILSMREGFIALIPFFVISSLAFMLIGLQSLLPGFAGKIAVFSALDTSHSLIMAISPLAIVISLSYHLSKNLRVNTIVGSILACLCFITHSNYLIKSDSGYMLSSVWPNFYSIVIPLLVPYLVRFFLGFNGLKLVRASVASSFLMKHLNLILPFFLVYLTLYLVLPIMDLLIGDLTANLVTFVTGLSLEVQGFIRMLIIHSLWFIGVHGDNTYLSLFSNVLMSESFVAGLSLNSFYNNFVIVGGSGCLLSLVIATLWRGRSLQELTLMKVSLPFNMFNFCELIVYALPIVFNPVYLIPFILAPAVNFIISYWVLGLGFIEFTSQEISWMTPVFLNSWLISGDIKAVLYQACLIVLNVFIYLPFVLFSSRFANNANLIEKLSHKLKFTDIHQLDAEARYSSEQRDSIIHITELNQVLHQIDNGKLILYYQPKVDINQRKVIGFEALLRLENNLGEISGPWFMDILERNNLVSMIDFWVVNRIKHDLKKLAENSIRPFVSINLHPLSLLEASIIQGLDELNRLYPQQIQLEVLESGFKDDSPQAWANLAQLQRKGFSVAIDDFGRGFSNLSRLIKLSPNDIKLDRSMLLATDSADGLLLYKHMAALCSELGYQLVAEGVETEAELAIVRQAGVYCVQGWFFAKAMPINEAMAYQFPPE
- a CDS encoding nitroreductase family protein, coding for MTAVTRPRKSDIIYKSLGANEQAIIDKVAIPWLRRLLIHAVAQKMKLQFTGWLQYLMLVPATLGLFIFVGLLYLLGLNTLANVLLVLPLLLLTIIVFDVITSRFHIRFPEALPKPRTEDVFTLIKQRRSCRSYQIRKLTSEHAQGLAQSVSTHLNAPRLGNVPIRLEWVEAPITVWPVVNARHFLVAIAPAEYDRSAILDIGRSLQKIVIDATKMGLGTCWIGPGADHVSVKSHLGDRFNADKDAIICLCAVGYPSGYIPLFIRIFNAQFHKRLPLSALFFADTEMSQPLDMKIQPWSDFAACFESCQWAPSSYNGQTTRCVAKQMPEGFQVDFYAVTSSRYYAAVAIGIWCGNWEMGIDALEMKGHFIQQTELNGKSDHGHEKLPHYDISWVSDIS
- a CDS encoding dienelactone hydrolase family protein, which gives rise to MSETLKNTIPQQAFDWYDEYAHGGMDRRMFIKKLGSLVALGYSMSVLTSALLPNYALAEQVSFNDAAIKATYEIFDSPLGYGKGRGYLVTPTDKTGLLPVVLVVHENRGLNPYVEDVARRLAKAGFIAFAPDALFSLGGYPGNDDEGRAMQATLDRAKIEHDFVAAGKFLKGHPNSNGKLGAVGFCFGGYIVNYLAAVDAELIQAGVPFYGTPAAKELRKNIKAPLMVQLAELDERVNQSWPEYEQDLKTFDVPYQMHMYKNANHGFHNDSTSRYDEDNAELAWQRTLAFFTQHLA
- a CDS encoding TetR/AcrR family transcriptional regulator, whose amino-acid sequence is MPKKIDEVKLFETVIHDWMTHGYVGTTTKAIAKIAGINEATLFRRYGSKAGLFARAVDHQLADTPLANIKMTGVLLADLSSLATAYVATFEAHGDVVFRTLQESPRHPEVKEAMTNLLSNIQKMIQLVGFHQQQGHLKDEHPMLTLTSFIGPIATYLMFKQSGLRDDIPAFNVEAHLRLFLEGRGV